A window of Raineyella sp. W15-4 contains these coding sequences:
- the gcvH gene encoding glycine cleavage system protein GcvH, protein MELPEDLKYSEEHLWVRSGNGRSVRVGFTEYAADQLREVVSIELPTVDDEVAVGDVVGEVESVKSNGDIICPVAGVVTHINLDLDANTELVNDDPYGDGWLFEVDLSDGDVDDLLDADAYADLIES, encoded by the coding sequence ATGGAGCTCCCCGAGGACCTCAAGTACAGCGAGGAACACCTGTGGGTCCGGTCAGGAAACGGGCGATCGGTCCGGGTCGGCTTCACCGAGTACGCCGCCGACCAGCTCCGGGAAGTCGTCTCCATCGAGCTGCCGACCGTGGACGACGAGGTGGCCGTCGGTGACGTCGTCGGCGAGGTGGAATCGGTGAAGAGCAACGGTGACATCATCTGTCCGGTCGCCGGCGTGGTCACCCACATCAATCTCGACCTCGACGCGAACACCGAGCTGGTGAACGACGACCCGTACGGCGATGGCTGGCTGTTCGAGGTCGACCTCAGCGACGGCGACGTCGATGACCTGCTCGACGCCGATGCGTACGCCGACCTGATCGAGTCCTGA
- a CDS encoding FHA domain-containing protein — translation MLCPSCGHLNTEGSKFCSQCGEPLVTVSETTKVIPAFTEDNDLDELNSDEKTAVTALPTGSSLLVVRRGPNAGARFLLDRDEITAGRHPRSDIFLDDITVSRHHVTFLRRPEGIVLRDVGSLNGTYVNRTLVDGDVVLKDGDEVQIGKFRMIYFTGGRGSR, via the coding sequence ATGTTGTGCCCCTCCTGCGGCCACCTGAACACCGAAGGCAGCAAGTTCTGCTCGCAATGCGGCGAGCCGTTGGTCACGGTGTCCGAAACCACCAAGGTCATCCCCGCATTCACCGAGGACAACGACCTCGACGAGCTCAACTCCGACGAGAAGACGGCGGTCACCGCGCTGCCGACGGGCTCCTCACTGCTCGTCGTGCGGCGTGGACCGAACGCCGGCGCCCGCTTCCTGCTGGATCGCGACGAGATCACCGCCGGCCGTCACCCGCGGTCCGACATCTTCCTCGATGACATCACGGTGTCGCGGCACCACGTGACCTTCCTGCGCCGTCCGGAGGGCATCGTGCTGCGAGACGTCGGCAGTCTCAACGGGACCTACGTCAACCGGACGCTGGTCGACGGTGACGTCGTCCTCAAGGACGGGGACGAGGTGCAGATCGGCAAGTTCCGGATGATCTACTTCACCGGCGGACGCGGCTCCCGCTGA